One part of the Truepera radiovictrix DSM 17093 genome encodes these proteins:
- the dnaN gene encoding DNA polymerase III subunit beta, with product MNVEVPRKALGEVLAHLERIVPSRSSNPSLSLLRLELSDGHLTLSGSNLDLDLQATLAVSSSGERGGPWALPAHVFGQVARALPGELVELTFESAELEVRSGSYATKLQLMTTDLPDLVFPNDLPGRFSAERLGAALSHVRYAAAVAEYQAIFRGVKLELHDGRTRAVATDGFRLAYYHLGASTGLAQDIVIPARSADELVKLLGDGETKLGLSEGQLSLETGPYRLNVKLMEGTFPDYERVIPSHFPVSITLAARTLLEGVQRVAVMADRTANNRVDLFVRDGTLQITAEGAYGRAQEALAVAQEGSESEIALAYNADYLLSALRPVGGDVRFSFSGPTSPSVLVSLADPSYLAMVVPLRTG from the coding sequence ATGAATGTCGAGGTACCGAGAAAGGCGTTGGGGGAGGTGCTCGCGCACCTCGAGCGCATCGTGCCGAGCCGTAGCAGCAACCCGAGCCTCAGCTTGCTCCGCCTCGAACTTAGCGACGGCCACCTTACCCTGAGCGGGAGCAACCTCGACCTCGACTTGCAGGCTACCCTCGCCGTGAGTAGTAGCGGTGAGCGCGGTGGCCCGTGGGCCCTGCCAGCTCACGTCTTCGGCCAAGTCGCGCGGGCGCTGCCCGGTGAACTCGTCGAGCTGACGTTTGAGAGCGCCGAGCTCGAGGTGCGTTCGGGAAGCTACGCGACGAAGCTCCAACTCATGACCACCGACTTGCCCGACTTGGTGTTCCCCAACGACCTGCCGGGCCGTTTTTCCGCCGAGCGTTTGGGCGCAGCTCTCAGCCACGTCCGTTACGCCGCCGCCGTCGCCGAGTACCAAGCCATCTTCCGCGGCGTCAAGCTCGAGCTCCACGACGGTCGCACCCGCGCCGTAGCGACCGACGGCTTTCGTCTCGCGTACTATCACCTAGGCGCGTCGACCGGGTTGGCGCAAGACATCGTGATCCCCGCCCGCAGCGCCGACGAGCTCGTAAAGCTGCTCGGCGATGGTGAGACCAAGCTCGGCCTCAGTGAGGGACAGCTGTCACTCGAGACCGGCCCGTATCGGCTCAACGTCAAACTCATGGAGGGGACGTTCCCCGACTACGAACGGGTGATCCCATCGCACTTCCCGGTGAGCATCACCCTCGCCGCGCGTACCCTGCTCGAAGGGGTGCAGCGGGTGGCGGTGATGGCCGACCGCACGGCGAACAACCGCGTCGACCTCTTTGTCCGCGACGGCACCCTGCAGATCACCGCCGAAGGGGCCTATGGGCGCGCTCAGGAGGCGCTCGCCGTCGCGCAGGAGGGGAGCGAGTCGGAGATCGCGCTGGCCTACAACGCCGACTACCTCTTAAGCGCGCTGCGGCCCGTGGGCGGTGACGTGCGCTTCTCCTTCTCCGGCCCGACGAGCCCGAGCGTGCTCGTTAGCCTCGCCGACCCGAGCTATCTGGCGATGGTCGTGCCGCTGAGAACGGGGTAG
- the pyk gene encoding pyruvate kinase has translation MRQVRRTKIVATLGPASSDPEVIKNLIQAGVNVFRLNFSHGSRETHQNNIALIRQEAARLGTPIGVLQDLQGPKIRTTTFAEGKVMLTAGQRFNLTCDDTSPGDAARVGVTYPNLFADVKVGDTLLLDDGRLALRVTAVRGETIETEVTLGGVLSNNKGINIPDADLSIPALTDKDVEDLLFGAELDVDWVAMSFVRSRDDLLLARHYLARAGSRAKLMAKIEKPSAVARFDEILAEVDGIMVARGDLGVELPPERVPIIQKRLIRACVEAGKPVVTATQMLESMISSPTPTRAEASDVANAIYDGTDAIMLSAETAVGSYPVEAVRMMARIALSVEGDASYQANLREHYPQPDSTTADAVSLAACQMAHFLSARMIVTFTSSGTTALRVAHNRPSAPILALTPSERAYRQLSLSWGILPVFSEEIHSTDEMVEVANAKIIELMKRTAGLTVGDRYVITAGVPFGMRGTTNLIRVEVIRETPG, from the coding sequence ATGCGCCAGGTTCGCCGAACCAAGATCGTCGCCACCTTGGGGCCGGCGAGCAGCGACCCCGAGGTCATCAAAAACCTCATCCAGGCGGGGGTCAACGTCTTTCGGCTTAACTTCTCGCACGGCAGCCGCGAGACGCACCAAAACAACATCGCACTGATCCGGCAGGAGGCGGCGCGACTCGGCACCCCCATCGGCGTGCTGCAAGACCTTCAAGGCCCGAAGATCCGCACCACCACCTTTGCCGAGGGCAAGGTCATGCTGACCGCCGGGCAGCGTTTTAACCTGACCTGTGACGACACCTCCCCCGGGGACGCTGCGCGCGTGGGCGTCACCTACCCCAACCTGTTTGCCGACGTCAAGGTCGGCGACACGCTGCTTTTAGACGACGGGCGGCTCGCGCTGCGCGTCACGGCGGTGCGCGGCGAGACCATCGAGACCGAGGTCACCCTCGGGGGGGTGCTCTCGAACAACAAGGGGATCAACATCCCTGACGCTGACCTGTCGATCCCCGCGCTGACCGACAAGGACGTCGAGGACCTGCTCTTTGGAGCGGAGCTCGACGTCGACTGGGTGGCGATGAGCTTCGTGCGGAGCCGCGACGACCTGCTGCTCGCTCGGCACTACCTCGCGAGGGCAGGGTCGCGGGCGAAGCTGATGGCCAAGATTGAAAAGCCGTCGGCGGTCGCCCGCTTCGACGAGATCCTCGCCGAGGTCGACGGCATCATGGTCGCGCGCGGCGATCTGGGGGTCGAGCTCCCCCCCGAGCGGGTACCGATCATTCAAAAGCGCCTGATCCGCGCCTGCGTCGAGGCGGGCAAACCGGTCGTGACCGCGACGCAGATGCTCGAGAGCATGATCTCGAGCCCGACGCCGACGCGCGCGGAGGCCTCCGACGTGGCCAACGCCATCTACGACGGCACCGACGCCATTATGCTCTCGGCCGAGACGGCGGTCGGGAGCTATCCGGTCGAAGCGGTGCGGATGATGGCCCGCATCGCCCTATCGGTCGAGGGGGACGCGAGCTACCAGGCCAACTTGCGCGAGCACTACCCGCAACCCGACAGCACCACGGCCGATGCGGTGTCGCTCGCCGCCTGCCAGATGGCGCACTTTCTCTCCGCCAGGATGATCGTGACCTTTACCTCGTCGGGGACGACGGCGCTGCGCGTGGCGCACAACCGCCCCTCGGCGCCCATCTTGGCGCTGACCCCGAGCGAGCGGGCCTACCGGCAGCTCAGCCTCTCGTGGGGGATCCTGCCGGTATTCTCCGAAGAGATCCATTCGACCGACGAGATGGTCGAGGTCGCCAACGCCAAGATCATCGAGCTGATGAAGCGCACGGCGGGTCTTACCGTCGGCGACCGCTACGTGATCACCGCAGGCGTCCCTTTCGGTATGCGCGGCACCACCAACCTCATCCGTGTCGAGGTGATCCGCGAAACCCCCGGATAG
- the eno gene encoding phosphopyruvate hydratase, with amino-acid sequence MTQIETVYAAELLDSRGNPTVGATVRLTSGVAASAAVPSGASTGMHEAVELRDGGERYGGKGVLKAVANVNETLAPALVGVDAADQSGLDALLLELDGTPNKANLGANALLAVSLAAARAVAQTLELPLYRYLGGVAARTLPVPMMNVINGGKHADNRVDMQEFMLAPIGFERFSEALRAGVETFHALKKVLTKRGYNTNVGDEGGFAPDLKSNQEAIEVILEAIEAAGYTPGDEIAIALDPASTEFYRDGRYHLEAEGKVLTSGEMIAYWSDWVSRYPIVSVEDGLAEDDWEGWAELTRALGDRCQLVGDDLFVTNVTRLQRGIDEGVGNAILVKVNQIGTLTEALEAIELAKRAGYRNMISHRSGETEDAFIADLAVAVNAGQIKTGSASRSDRLAKYNRLLLIEAELGEAARFLGRRAF; translated from the coding sequence ATGACACAGATTGAGACGGTCTACGCAGCCGAGCTGCTCGACTCGAGGGGGAACCCCACGGTCGGAGCCACGGTGCGCCTGACGAGCGGCGTTGCGGCCTCTGCAGCAGTCCCCTCGGGCGCCTCGACGGGGATGCACGAGGCGGTCGAGCTGCGTGACGGCGGCGAGCGCTACGGCGGCAAAGGGGTGTTAAAGGCGGTCGCGAACGTTAACGAAACGCTCGCGCCGGCGCTCGTAGGGGTCGACGCGGCCGACCAGAGCGGGCTCGACGCGCTGTTGCTCGAGCTCGACGGCACCCCCAACAAGGCCAACCTGGGCGCCAACGCGCTTCTAGCGGTGTCGCTCGCGGCGGCGCGGGCGGTCGCGCAGACCCTGGAGCTGCCCCTCTACCGCTACCTAGGGGGCGTCGCCGCGCGGACGTTGCCGGTGCCCATGATGAACGTGATCAACGGCGGCAAACACGCCGACAACCGCGTGGACATGCAGGAATTCATGCTGGCGCCGATCGGTTTCGAGCGCTTCTCCGAAGCTTTGCGCGCTGGCGTCGAGACCTTTCACGCGCTTAAAAAGGTGCTCACCAAACGCGGTTACAACACCAACGTCGGCGACGAGGGCGGGTTTGCCCCCGATCTCAAGTCGAACCAAGAGGCCATCGAGGTGATCCTCGAGGCGATCGAAGCGGCGGGGTACACCCCCGGCGACGAGATCGCCATCGCGCTCGACCCCGCCTCGACCGAGTTCTATCGCGACGGCCGCTACCACCTCGAGGCCGAAGGGAAGGTGCTGACGAGCGGCGAGATGATCGCCTACTGGAGCGACTGGGTCTCCCGCTACCCCATCGTATCGGTCGAGGACGGGCTCGCCGAAGACGATTGGGAGGGGTGGGCGGAGCTCACACGGGCGCTCGGCGACCGGTGTCAGCTCGTCGGCGACGACCTCTTCGTCACCAACGTAACGCGGCTGCAGCGCGGCATCGACGAGGGGGTCGGTAACGCGATCCTGGTCAAGGTCAACCAGATCGGCACCCTGACGGAGGCACTAGAGGCGATCGAACTCGCCAAACGCGCGGGTTACCGCAACATGATCTCACACCGCAGCGGCGAGACCGAAGACGCCTTTATCGCCGACCTCGCGGTCGCGGTCAACGCCGGGCAGATCAAAACGGGTTCGGCGAGCCGCAGCGATCGGCTCGCCAAGTACAACCGGCTGCTCCTCATCGAGGCGGAGCTCGGCGAAGCGGCGCGCTTTCTCGGGCGACGCGCGTTCTGA